Below is a window of Blastocatellia bacterium DNA.
CAGATTCGCCAGCACACGCGGGTGATTGACAGTTCGGCCTGTTTTCGTGGCGGCCATCCGGTGGTGCTGGGAATGCGGCTCTACCGTGAGTTTTTGGAGGGTGAAGATGAGTTGTCCCCGCTGGTGATGGAGGGGTTGGTCCTGGCCCTGATCGGGGAAGCGTCGCGGTCGGCGGTGACCCCGACGGTCGGTCATCCGCCGAAATGGTTGGTGGAGGCCAAGGAACTGCTGCACGAACGGTTCCGGGAACCGCTGACGCTGGCGGAGATCGCTCACGCCGTCGGAGTTCATCCGGTTCATCTCGCGCAGATGTTCCACAAGTACTACAAGTGCACGATCGGAGGCTATATCCGCCAATTGCGGCTGGAGTTCGCCTGTCATCAATTGATTACCACGCCCGCTCCGCTGTGTCAGATTGCGCTGGCTTCGGGCTTTTCCGATCAAAGCCACTTCACCCGAACCTTCAAGCGCTATCTCGGTGTTCCACCGGGACAGTATCGGGAGCTTTTCTCCAAGCCTAAGATGGTTCAACATCGCTTTAACCCATTCAAGACAACGGGCTGAATGGTGTGTTTTCTTCACGGAGTAGATTGTGGCTCTTGGAGGAAGCACAGGCGTGAGTGATCAGTTCACAGAGGTCGTTGATGAATCGGCGCGTGCGGCAAGCGGTGGAATCGGGATTATTTTCGCACCTCAGCTTTGGAGGCTCTTTATTGGGGGAACAGGGAGATGAGGAAGAGGGCGATACAGCGTGTTGTCGTGATTGACTCGCATACGGAGGGAGAACCCACTCGTGTTGTCCTCGACGGCGGGCCCGATCTCGGCGGAGGTTCGTTGGTCGAACGATTGCACCGATTCAAGACCGAGCACGATCGGTTTCGTCGCGCGGTCGTCAACGAGCCGCGTGGATCCGATGCGCTGGTTGGGGCTTTGCTCTGTCAACCCGAAGACGCTTCGTGTGTGACCGGCGTCATCTTTTTCAACAATGTGGGCTATTTGGGCATGTGCGGTCACGGGACGATGGGAGTGATCGCCACGCTGGCCTATCTGGGGCGAATCGGGCCGGGAACGTATCGGGTGGAGACGCCTGCCGGGATCGTGGAAGCGCGTTTGCACGAGGATGGAACGGTGAGCGTGCGGAACGTCCCCAGTTATCGTCTGGCCAAGCACGTCACCTTGGACGTCGAGGGATATGGAAAGGTCACGGGCG
It encodes the following:
- a CDS encoding AraC family transcriptional regulator, producing MGQAWEPKGNVAWTRRAERLPPGHLYGESLKTRRLPGAILSERKYPPGFRTPTHSHEQDLFCLVIRGGYTEMVGTTTRVCEPSLLLFHPADEVHAEHFHQTGGSSFILEIEPWWLKQIRQHTRVIDSSACFRGGHPVVLGMRLYREFLEGEDELSPLVMEGLVLALIGEASRSAVTPTVGHPPKWLVEAKELLHERFREPLTLAEIAHAVGVHPVHLAQMFHKYYKCTIGGYIRQLRLEFACHQLITTPAPLCQIALASGFSDQSHFTRTFKRYLGVPPGQYRELFSKPKMVQHRFNPFKTTG
- a CDS encoding 4-hydroxyproline epimerase translates to MRKRAIQRVVVIDSHTEGEPTRVVLDGGPDLGGGSLVERLHRFKTEHDRFRRAVVNEPRGSDALVGALLCQPEDASCVTGVIFFNNVGYLGMCGHGTMGVIATLAYLGRIGPGTYRVETPAGIVEARLHEDGTVSVRNVPSYRLAKHVTLDVEGYGKVTGDVAWGGNWFFLVEDHDLELTLKNLDLLTDFTWRIRQALAREGITGPQGEEIDHIELFGRPDREDADSKNFVLCPGKSYDRSPCGTGTSAKMACLYADGQLKEGQVWRQESIIGSLFEGTVQVLNGAIYPSIRGSAFITAEANLILDERDPFCWGIHS